From a single Anomaloglossus baeobatrachus isolate aAnoBae1 chromosome 4, aAnoBae1.hap1, whole genome shotgun sequence genomic region:
- the NACC1 gene encoding nucleus accumbens-associated protein 1 isoform X1 yields MSQTLQMEIPNFGNSILECLNEQRLQGLYCDVAVVVRGHQFKAHRAVLAASSSYFRDLFHSSKNPVVELPGSVQPQSFQQILSFCYTGRLSMNVGDQFLLMYTAGFLQIQEIMEKGTEFFLKVSSPSCDSQGLHPEEAPNSEPPSPAAAAAVAAAATAVASLSSSSSYNMSRPPRVKTETQESDSVQCTPVAKRLWDGGQKEAGGASRKVPRFSQGAVGGPSGAVAPLGSERTSPGTSSAYTSDSPGSYHNEEDEEEEVGEDGTEEQYRQICNMYTMYSMMNVNQTVEYSLNSSAEKVEALPDPVFSDSRNRVRVKQDLATLPAELISQIGNRCHPKLYEEGDPAEKIELVTGTNVFITRAQLMNCHISAGTRHKVLLRRLLASFFDRNTLANSCGTGIRSSTNDPSRKPLDSRVLHAVKFYCQNFAPNFKESEMNAIAADMCTNARRVVRKSWIPKLKLLMAEGDAYTSFINDTGKMEPDLMGGGTPADHSAGFEAEPGEGMP; encoded by the exons ATGTCTCAGACTCTGCAAATGGAGATCCCAAACTTTGGGAATAGTATCCTGGAGTGTCTGAACGAGCAGCGGCTGCAGGGCCTGTACTGTGATGTCGCCGTCGTGGTCCGCGGACACCAGTTCAAAGCCCACCGGGCCGTCCTGGCAGCGAGCAGCTCCTACTTCAGGGACCTCTTCCACAGCAGCAAGAACCCGGTGGTGGAGCTTCCCGGGTCGGTCCagccgcagtccttccagcagatCCTCAGCTTCTGTTACACCGGGCGGCTCAGCATGAACGTAGGAGATCAGTTCCTCCTCATGTACACGGCCGGCTTCCTGCAGATCCAGGAGATCATGGAGAAGGGGACAGAGTTCTTCCTAAAGGTGAGCTCTCCCAGCTGTGACTCCCAAGGTCTGCACCCCGAAGAAGCTCCCAACTCCGAACCCCCCAgcccagcggcggcggcagcagtggCGGCAGCAGCCACAGCGGTGGCCTCGCTGTCATCGTCATCCTCTTACAATATGTCCCGGCCACCCCGGGTGAAAACAGAGACCCAAGAGTCCGATTCGGTGCAGTGCACACCAGTGGCCAAGAGACTCTGGGACGGGGGGCAGAAAGAGGCCGGAGGGGCGAGTAGAAAAGTGCCACGCTTTTCTCAAGGAGCGGTCGGAGGGCCATCCGGAGCCGTGGCCCCACTAGGGTCAGAGAGGACGAGCCCAGGAACGTCCAGCGCATACACAAGTGACAGCCCGGGGTCTTACCACaacgaggaggatgaggaggaagaggtcGGAGAGGACGGCACCGAGGAGCAATACAGGCAGATATGCAATATGTATACAATGTACAGCATGATGAACGTAAACCAAACTG TAGAATATTCTTTGAATTCTTCAGCTGAGAAGGTGGAGGCTCTGCCGGACCCCGTCTTCTCAGACTCCAGGAACCGCGTCCGTGTCAAGCAGGACCTGGCCACCCTTCCAGCGGAGCTCATCAGTCAGATCGGCAACCGCTGCCATCCAAAACTGTACGAGGAAGGAGACCCGGCAGAGAAGATAGAACTGGTGACAG GAACCAATGTGTTTATCACCCGCGCTCAACTCATGAACTGTCACATCAGCGCAGGGACGCGCCACAAGGTGCTGCTGCGCCGGCTGCTGGCGTCCTTCTTCGATAG GAACACCCTGGCGAACAGCTGCGGCACCGGGATCCGCTCCTCCACCAATGACCCCAGCAGGAAGCCCCTGGACAGCCGGGTGCTGCATGCCGTGAAAT TCTACTGTCAGAATTTTGCCCCGAACTTCAAGGAGAGTGAGATGAACGCCATCGCAGCGGACATGTGTACGAACGCCCGGCGCGTGGTGCGCAAGAGCTGGATCCCCAAACTGAAGCTGCTGATGGCCGAAGGAGACGCCTACACATCCTTTATTAATGACACCGGCAAAATGGAGCCAGACCTGATGGGCGGAGGCACCCCCGCAGATCACAGTGCGGGCTTCGAGGCTGAGCCGGGAGAGGGAATGCCCTGA
- the NACC1 gene encoding nucleus accumbens-associated protein 1 isoform X2, whose amino-acid sequence MSQTLQMEIPNFGNSILECLNEQRLQGLYCDVAVVVRGHQFKAHRAVLAASSSYFRDLFHSSKNPVVELPGSVQPQSFQQILSFCYTGRLSMNVGDQFLLMYTAGFLQIQEIMEKGTEFFLKVSSPSCDSQGLHPEEAPNSEPPSPAAAAAVAAAATAVASLSSSSSYNMSRPPRVKTETQESDSVQCTPVAKRLWDGGQKEAGGASRKVPRFSQGAVGGPSGAVAPLGSERTSPGTSSAYTSDSPGSYHNEEDEEEEVGEDGTEEQYRQICNMYTMYSMMNVNQTEYSLNSSAEKVEALPDPVFSDSRNRVRVKQDLATLPAELISQIGNRCHPKLYEEGDPAEKIELVTGTNVFITRAQLMNCHISAGTRHKVLLRRLLASFFDRNTLANSCGTGIRSSTNDPSRKPLDSRVLHAVKFYCQNFAPNFKESEMNAIAADMCTNARRVVRKSWIPKLKLLMAEGDAYTSFINDTGKMEPDLMGGGTPADHSAGFEAEPGEGMP is encoded by the exons ATGTCTCAGACTCTGCAAATGGAGATCCCAAACTTTGGGAATAGTATCCTGGAGTGTCTGAACGAGCAGCGGCTGCAGGGCCTGTACTGTGATGTCGCCGTCGTGGTCCGCGGACACCAGTTCAAAGCCCACCGGGCCGTCCTGGCAGCGAGCAGCTCCTACTTCAGGGACCTCTTCCACAGCAGCAAGAACCCGGTGGTGGAGCTTCCCGGGTCGGTCCagccgcagtccttccagcagatCCTCAGCTTCTGTTACACCGGGCGGCTCAGCATGAACGTAGGAGATCAGTTCCTCCTCATGTACACGGCCGGCTTCCTGCAGATCCAGGAGATCATGGAGAAGGGGACAGAGTTCTTCCTAAAGGTGAGCTCTCCCAGCTGTGACTCCCAAGGTCTGCACCCCGAAGAAGCTCCCAACTCCGAACCCCCCAgcccagcggcggcggcagcagtggCGGCAGCAGCCACAGCGGTGGCCTCGCTGTCATCGTCATCCTCTTACAATATGTCCCGGCCACCCCGGGTGAAAACAGAGACCCAAGAGTCCGATTCGGTGCAGTGCACACCAGTGGCCAAGAGACTCTGGGACGGGGGGCAGAAAGAGGCCGGAGGGGCGAGTAGAAAAGTGCCACGCTTTTCTCAAGGAGCGGTCGGAGGGCCATCCGGAGCCGTGGCCCCACTAGGGTCAGAGAGGACGAGCCCAGGAACGTCCAGCGCATACACAAGTGACAGCCCGGGGTCTTACCACaacgaggaggatgaggaggaagaggtcGGAGAGGACGGCACCGAGGAGCAATACAGGCAGATATGCAATATGTATACAATGTACAGCATGATGAACGTAAACCAAACTG AATATTCTTTGAATTCTTCAGCTGAGAAGGTGGAGGCTCTGCCGGACCCCGTCTTCTCAGACTCCAGGAACCGCGTCCGTGTCAAGCAGGACCTGGCCACCCTTCCAGCGGAGCTCATCAGTCAGATCGGCAACCGCTGCCATCCAAAACTGTACGAGGAAGGAGACCCGGCAGAGAAGATAGAACTGGTGACAG GAACCAATGTGTTTATCACCCGCGCTCAACTCATGAACTGTCACATCAGCGCAGGGACGCGCCACAAGGTGCTGCTGCGCCGGCTGCTGGCGTCCTTCTTCGATAG GAACACCCTGGCGAACAGCTGCGGCACCGGGATCCGCTCCTCCACCAATGACCCCAGCAGGAAGCCCCTGGACAGCCGGGTGCTGCATGCCGTGAAAT TCTACTGTCAGAATTTTGCCCCGAACTTCAAGGAGAGTGAGATGAACGCCATCGCAGCGGACATGTGTACGAACGCCCGGCGCGTGGTGCGCAAGAGCTGGATCCCCAAACTGAAGCTGCTGATGGCCGAAGGAGACGCCTACACATCCTTTATTAATGACACCGGCAAAATGGAGCCAGACCTGATGGGCGGAGGCACCCCCGCAGATCACAGTGCGGGCTTCGAGGCTGAGCCGGGAGAGGGAATGCCCTGA
- the NACC1 gene encoding nucleus accumbens-associated protein 1 isoform X4, translated as MSQTLQMEIPNFGNSILECLNEQRLQGLYCDVAVVVRGHQFKAHRAVLAASSSYFRDLFHSSKNPVVELPGSVQPQSFQQILSFCYTGRLSMNVGDQFLLMYTAGFLQIQEIMEKGTEFFLKVSSPSCDSQGLHPEEAPNSEPPSPAAAAAVAAAATAVASLSSSSSYNMSRPPRVKTETQESDSVQCTPVAKRLWDGGQKEAGGASRKVPRFSQGAVGGPSGAVAPLGSERTSPGTSSAYTSDSPGSYHNEEDEEEEVGEDGTEEQYRQICNMYTMYSMMNVNQTAEKVEALPDPVFSDSRNRVRVKQDLATLPAELISQIGNRCHPKLYEEGDPAEKIELVTGTNVFITRAQLMNCHISAGTRHKVLLRRLLASFFDRNTLANSCGTGIRSSTNDPSRKPLDSRVLHAVKFYCQNFAPNFKESEMNAIAADMCTNARRVVRKSWIPKLKLLMAEGDAYTSFINDTGKMEPDLMGGGTPADHSAGFEAEPGEGMP; from the exons ATGTCTCAGACTCTGCAAATGGAGATCCCAAACTTTGGGAATAGTATCCTGGAGTGTCTGAACGAGCAGCGGCTGCAGGGCCTGTACTGTGATGTCGCCGTCGTGGTCCGCGGACACCAGTTCAAAGCCCACCGGGCCGTCCTGGCAGCGAGCAGCTCCTACTTCAGGGACCTCTTCCACAGCAGCAAGAACCCGGTGGTGGAGCTTCCCGGGTCGGTCCagccgcagtccttccagcagatCCTCAGCTTCTGTTACACCGGGCGGCTCAGCATGAACGTAGGAGATCAGTTCCTCCTCATGTACACGGCCGGCTTCCTGCAGATCCAGGAGATCATGGAGAAGGGGACAGAGTTCTTCCTAAAGGTGAGCTCTCCCAGCTGTGACTCCCAAGGTCTGCACCCCGAAGAAGCTCCCAACTCCGAACCCCCCAgcccagcggcggcggcagcagtggCGGCAGCAGCCACAGCGGTGGCCTCGCTGTCATCGTCATCCTCTTACAATATGTCCCGGCCACCCCGGGTGAAAACAGAGACCCAAGAGTCCGATTCGGTGCAGTGCACACCAGTGGCCAAGAGACTCTGGGACGGGGGGCAGAAAGAGGCCGGAGGGGCGAGTAGAAAAGTGCCACGCTTTTCTCAAGGAGCGGTCGGAGGGCCATCCGGAGCCGTGGCCCCACTAGGGTCAGAGAGGACGAGCCCAGGAACGTCCAGCGCATACACAAGTGACAGCCCGGGGTCTTACCACaacgaggaggatgaggaggaagaggtcGGAGAGGACGGCACCGAGGAGCAATACAGGCAGATATGCAATATGTATACAATGTACAGCATGATGAACGTAAACCAAACTG CTGAGAAGGTGGAGGCTCTGCCGGACCCCGTCTTCTCAGACTCCAGGAACCGCGTCCGTGTCAAGCAGGACCTGGCCACCCTTCCAGCGGAGCTCATCAGTCAGATCGGCAACCGCTGCCATCCAAAACTGTACGAGGAAGGAGACCCGGCAGAGAAGATAGAACTGGTGACAG GAACCAATGTGTTTATCACCCGCGCTCAACTCATGAACTGTCACATCAGCGCAGGGACGCGCCACAAGGTGCTGCTGCGCCGGCTGCTGGCGTCCTTCTTCGATAG GAACACCCTGGCGAACAGCTGCGGCACCGGGATCCGCTCCTCCACCAATGACCCCAGCAGGAAGCCCCTGGACAGCCGGGTGCTGCATGCCGTGAAAT TCTACTGTCAGAATTTTGCCCCGAACTTCAAGGAGAGTGAGATGAACGCCATCGCAGCGGACATGTGTACGAACGCCCGGCGCGTGGTGCGCAAGAGCTGGATCCCCAAACTGAAGCTGCTGATGGCCGAAGGAGACGCCTACACATCCTTTATTAATGACACCGGCAAAATGGAGCCAGACCTGATGGGCGGAGGCACCCCCGCAGATCACAGTGCGGGCTTCGAGGCTGAGCCGGGAGAGGGAATGCCCTGA
- the NACC1 gene encoding nucleus accumbens-associated protein 1 isoform X3, translated as MEIPNFGNSILECLNEQRLQGLYCDVAVVVRGHQFKAHRAVLAASSSYFRDLFHSSKNPVVELPGSVQPQSFQQILSFCYTGRLSMNVGDQFLLMYTAGFLQIQEIMEKGTEFFLKVSSPSCDSQGLHPEEAPNSEPPSPAAAAAVAAAATAVASLSSSSSYNMSRPPRVKTETQESDSVQCTPVAKRLWDGGQKEAGGASRKVPRFSQGAVGGPSGAVAPLGSERTSPGTSSAYTSDSPGSYHNEEDEEEEVGEDGTEEQYRQICNMYTMYSMMNVNQTVEYSLNSSAEKVEALPDPVFSDSRNRVRVKQDLATLPAELISQIGNRCHPKLYEEGDPAEKIELVTGTNVFITRAQLMNCHISAGTRHKVLLRRLLASFFDRNTLANSCGTGIRSSTNDPSRKPLDSRVLHAVKFYCQNFAPNFKESEMNAIAADMCTNARRVVRKSWIPKLKLLMAEGDAYTSFINDTGKMEPDLMGGGTPADHSAGFEAEPGEGMP; from the exons ATGGAGATCCCAAACTTTGGGAATAGTATCCTGGAGTGTCTGAACGAGCAGCGGCTGCAGGGCCTGTACTGTGATGTCGCCGTCGTGGTCCGCGGACACCAGTTCAAAGCCCACCGGGCCGTCCTGGCAGCGAGCAGCTCCTACTTCAGGGACCTCTTCCACAGCAGCAAGAACCCGGTGGTGGAGCTTCCCGGGTCGGTCCagccgcagtccttccagcagatCCTCAGCTTCTGTTACACCGGGCGGCTCAGCATGAACGTAGGAGATCAGTTCCTCCTCATGTACACGGCCGGCTTCCTGCAGATCCAGGAGATCATGGAGAAGGGGACAGAGTTCTTCCTAAAGGTGAGCTCTCCCAGCTGTGACTCCCAAGGTCTGCACCCCGAAGAAGCTCCCAACTCCGAACCCCCCAgcccagcggcggcggcagcagtggCGGCAGCAGCCACAGCGGTGGCCTCGCTGTCATCGTCATCCTCTTACAATATGTCCCGGCCACCCCGGGTGAAAACAGAGACCCAAGAGTCCGATTCGGTGCAGTGCACACCAGTGGCCAAGAGACTCTGGGACGGGGGGCAGAAAGAGGCCGGAGGGGCGAGTAGAAAAGTGCCACGCTTTTCTCAAGGAGCGGTCGGAGGGCCATCCGGAGCCGTGGCCCCACTAGGGTCAGAGAGGACGAGCCCAGGAACGTCCAGCGCATACACAAGTGACAGCCCGGGGTCTTACCACaacgaggaggatgaggaggaagaggtcGGAGAGGACGGCACCGAGGAGCAATACAGGCAGATATGCAATATGTATACAATGTACAGCATGATGAACGTAAACCAAACTG TAGAATATTCTTTGAATTCTTCAGCTGAGAAGGTGGAGGCTCTGCCGGACCCCGTCTTCTCAGACTCCAGGAACCGCGTCCGTGTCAAGCAGGACCTGGCCACCCTTCCAGCGGAGCTCATCAGTCAGATCGGCAACCGCTGCCATCCAAAACTGTACGAGGAAGGAGACCCGGCAGAGAAGATAGAACTGGTGACAG GAACCAATGTGTTTATCACCCGCGCTCAACTCATGAACTGTCACATCAGCGCAGGGACGCGCCACAAGGTGCTGCTGCGCCGGCTGCTGGCGTCCTTCTTCGATAG GAACACCCTGGCGAACAGCTGCGGCACCGGGATCCGCTCCTCCACCAATGACCCCAGCAGGAAGCCCCTGGACAGCCGGGTGCTGCATGCCGTGAAAT TCTACTGTCAGAATTTTGCCCCGAACTTCAAGGAGAGTGAGATGAACGCCATCGCAGCGGACATGTGTACGAACGCCCGGCGCGTGGTGCGCAAGAGCTGGATCCCCAAACTGAAGCTGCTGATGGCCGAAGGAGACGCCTACACATCCTTTATTAATGACACCGGCAAAATGGAGCCAGACCTGATGGGCGGAGGCACCCCCGCAGATCACAGTGCGGGCTTCGAGGCTGAGCCGGGAGAGGGAATGCCCTGA